A single region of the Rhodoligotrophos defluvii genome encodes:
- a CDS encoding cupin domain-containing protein, translating to MKIRIVLPVIWIALASTIAGPAVAHDGQAETVVPKFDQALPNIPGKSLVVVEVSYAPGAASPPHTHAKSAFIYAYVLSGEIESQVNDGETRIYKPGESWSEPPGAIHSISRNASKTEPARLLAIFVVDFNDKPLTTPVK from the coding sequence GTGAAGATCCGCATCGTCCTCCCTGTTATCTGGATCGCGCTCGCCTCGACCATCGCCGGTCCTGCCGTGGCACATGACGGACAGGCCGAGACGGTCGTGCCCAAGTTCGATCAAGCGCTTCCGAATATTCCCGGCAAGTCGCTGGTGGTTGTGGAAGTCAGTTATGCGCCGGGCGCCGCTTCCCCGCCGCATACGCACGCCAAGTCGGCCTTCATCTATGCCTATGTGCTCTCGGGTGAAATCGAGTCGCAGGTGAATGACGGCGAAACCCGCATCTACAAGCCCGGCGAGAGCTGGTCCGAACCGCCTGGCGCGATCCATTCGATCAGCCGCAACGCAAGCAAGACCGAGCCGGCCAGATTGCTCGCAATCTTTGTCGTCGATTTCAACGACAAGCCGCTCACCACCCCCGTCAAATGA
- a CDS encoding TRAP transporter large permease, with protein MIELIAQNLAPIMFLSMVGMLLMGYPVAFTLAANGLLFFVIGVELAPLAPDTINLSWPLLQAMPGRVLAVMSNEILLAVPFFTFMGYVLERSGMAEDLLDTAGHVFGTVRGGLAYAAIFVGALLAATTGVVAASVISMGLISLPIMLRYGYERRVATGVITASGTLAQIIPPSLVLIVLADQLGQSVGDMYRAAFVPGVMLAGLYAGYIFLISVMRPAAVPGLPPEAVGHREADGSRGIRQLGALAVYSGALAIYLMRFTQVASSPDYAILTICLAIVIALSATLLNRLFGPRRILLASLAAIASIVLVFTYGPANAWAAIALEVLAVGSLYAAAAAWFERALGLRLISTMAEQVTFVLVPPLLLIFLALGTIFIGVATPTEGGAMGAVGALVLAAVKRRLDRNPGRFNFKLIKSAAEATARLTTFAIFILIGARVFSLTFYSINGHLWVEHLLTSLPGGVIGFLIITNLLVFVLGFFLDFLEIAFILIPLLAPAATILGIDLIFFGILLSLNLQTSFLSPPFGFALFYLRSVAPKLPFLDRVTGKQMKPVTTGQIYAGVIPFVAIQLLMLVLIALFPDTVLHHSGAENGLGAAEVNEKIDELFVPEGGQGELPPLFD; from the coding sequence ATGATCGAACTCATCGCGCAGAACCTCGCTCCGATCATGTTCCTCTCCATGGTCGGCATGCTCCTCATGGGCTATCCGGTCGCCTTCACCCTGGCCGCGAACGGGCTGCTGTTCTTCGTCATCGGGGTGGAACTCGCGCCGCTGGCGCCGGACACGATCAATCTTTCCTGGCCGCTGCTTCAGGCCATGCCGGGCCGCGTGCTCGCGGTGATGTCGAACGAGATCCTTCTGGCGGTGCCGTTTTTCACGTTCATGGGCTACGTGTTGGAGCGCTCGGGCATGGCGGAGGATCTGCTCGACACGGCGGGGCATGTGTTCGGCACGGTCCGCGGAGGACTGGCCTACGCGGCGATCTTCGTCGGCGCGCTGCTGGCGGCAACCACGGGCGTTGTCGCCGCGTCGGTCATTTCCATGGGGCTGATCTCGCTGCCGATCATGCTGCGCTACGGCTACGAGCGCCGCGTGGCCACCGGCGTCATCACCGCGTCGGGTACGCTCGCGCAGATCATCCCGCCGTCTCTCGTGCTGATCGTGCTTGCCGATCAGCTCGGCCAGTCCGTGGGCGATATGTATCGCGCCGCCTTCGTCCCCGGTGTCATGCTCGCGGGCCTTTATGCGGGATATATCTTTCTGATCTCGGTCATGCGGCCCGCGGCCGTTCCCGGCCTGCCGCCCGAAGCGGTCGGGCATCGCGAAGCCGATGGAAGCCGCGGCATACGGCAGCTCGGGGCGCTTGCCGTCTATTCGGGCGCGCTCGCAATCTACCTGATGCGCTTCACCCAGGTTGCCTCCAGCCCGGACTACGCCATCCTGACCATCTGCCTGGCAATCGTGATCGCGCTTTCCGCAACGCTTCTGAACCGGCTCTTCGGCCCACGGCGCATCCTCCTCGCTTCGCTGGCCGCCATAGCCTCCATCGTCCTGGTCTTCACCTACGGGCCCGCGAATGCGTGGGCGGCGATCGCCCTCGAGGTCCTGGCGGTGGGCAGCCTCTACGCGGCAGCGGCGGCCTGGTTCGAGCGAGCCCTCGGGCTACGGCTGATCTCGACCATGGCCGAGCAGGTGACTTTCGTGCTCGTGCCGCCCCTGCTGCTGATCTTCCTCGCCCTTGGCACGATCTTCATCGGGGTTGCGACGCCAACCGAGGGCGGCGCCATGGGCGCGGTGGGCGCGCTGGTGCTGGCGGCGGTCAAGCGGCGGCTCGACCGCAATCCCGGCCGGTTCAACTTCAAGCTCATCAAGTCGGCGGCAGAGGCGACGGCGCGGCTGACCACCTTCGCGATTTTCATCCTGATCGGCGCGCGGGTGTTCTCGCTGACCTTCTACAGCATCAACGGGCATCTCTGGGTGGAGCACCTGCTCACCTCGCTGCCCGGCGGTGTGATCGGCTTCCTCATCATCACCAATCTGCTGGTCTTCGTTCTCGGCTTCTTCCTCGATTTTCTCGAGATTGCCTTCATTCTTATTCCTCTGCTGGCGCCGGCCGCGACGATCTTGGGAATCGACCTGATCTTCTTCGGCATTCTGCTGTCGCTGAACCTTCAGACGTCATTCCTTTCGCCGCCTTTCGGTTTCGCACTGTTCTATCTGCGCTCCGTGGCACCAAAGCTGCCTTTCCTGGACCGGGTTACCGGAAAGCAGATGAAGCCGGTGACCACCGGGCAGATCTATGCCGGGGTCATTCCCTTCGTGGCCATCCAGCTCCTGATGCTGGTTCTGATCGCATTGTTCCCCGACACGGTGCTGCATCACAGCGGTGCCGAGAACGGGCTTGGGGCCGCCGAGGTGAACGAGAAAATCGATGAGCTTTTCGTGCCTGAAGGCGGGCAGGGCGAGCTTCCGCCGCTTTTCGACTGA
- a CDS encoding alpha-hydroxy acid oxidase — protein MTVERNGFGLPATSRRSTAAPRRVSPARLRGILALDDFEEHARRFLPRPIFGYIASGSETNASLHDNRAAFKQYALLPRALVDVSRRSHKTTLFGVTHSPPFGIAPVGFSALSAYRGDIVLARAAARAGIPMIMSGASLIRMEDVAKAAPGSWFQAYLPGRTDVITAHLERIAAAGFNTLVITVDVPVVSNRENGVRSGFSAPLRPSLRLAWHGLVRPRWTIGTFLRTLTLHGMPHFENASVERGPPIIARNVANHLAGRDQLDWKHIAFIRENWAGRLVLKGVLRGEDARRAVGCGVDGLIVSNHGGRQLDGAPSPLRVLPDIADAVAGAVPVMFDSGVRRGTDVLKALALGASFVFLGRPFIYAAAIAGKAGVLHAHKLLSEEIDRDMALLGINTLSDLTSDFLKDTARERACSERPRRKTRSSVGL, from the coding sequence ATGACGGTCGAGCGCAACGGCTTTGGTCTGCCGGCAACCTCCCGGAGGTCAACCGCAGCGCCGCGCCGGGTTTCTCCTGCCCGGCTGCGCGGGATCCTTGCGCTTGACGATTTCGAAGAGCATGCCCGGCGCTTTTTGCCAAGGCCGATCTTCGGCTATATCGCCAGCGGCTCGGAAACCAACGCCTCGCTCCACGACAATCGCGCTGCGTTCAAGCAATATGCCCTGCTGCCGCGAGCCCTGGTGGACGTATCGAGAAGGAGCCACAAGACCACGTTGTTCGGGGTTACGCACAGCCCCCCTTTCGGAATAGCACCGGTCGGGTTCAGCGCGCTTTCCGCATATCGGGGCGATATTGTTCTCGCACGGGCCGCGGCACGCGCCGGCATCCCGATGATCATGAGCGGCGCCTCGCTCATTCGTATGGAAGATGTGGCGAAAGCGGCGCCCGGGTCGTGGTTCCAGGCCTACCTGCCGGGAAGGACGGACGTCATCACGGCCCATCTGGAGAGGATTGCGGCGGCCGGCTTCAACACGCTTGTGATTACGGTCGACGTGCCGGTCGTGTCCAATCGCGAGAACGGTGTCCGCAGCGGCTTTTCGGCGCCGTTGAGACCGAGCTTGCGGCTCGCCTGGCACGGCCTGGTGCGGCCACGCTGGACGATCGGCACCTTCCTCCGCACGCTGACGCTGCATGGCATGCCGCATTTCGAGAACGCATCCGTGGAGCGAGGCCCGCCGATCATCGCGCGCAACGTCGCGAACCATCTCGCGGGACGGGATCAACTGGACTGGAAGCACATCGCGTTCATCCGCGAGAACTGGGCGGGCCGCCTCGTTCTGAAGGGCGTGCTCAGGGGCGAGGACGCCCGGCGCGCTGTGGGCTGCGGGGTCGACGGACTGATCGTTTCCAACCATGGCGGCCGTCAGCTTGACGGCGCGCCGTCGCCGCTGCGGGTGCTGCCGGACATCGCCGACGCGGTCGCCGGCGCTGTTCCCGTCATGTTCGACAGCGGCGTGCGCCGAGGCACGGACGTTCTGAAAGCGCTGGCGCTGGGTGCATCATTCGTGTTTCTGGGCCGGCCCTTCATCTATGCGGCCGCTATAGCGGGAAAAGCCGGCGTGCTGCATGCGCACAAATTGCTCTCGGAAGAGATCGATCGCGACATGGCCTTGCTCGGGATCAATACCTTATCCGACCTGACGAGCGATTTCCTGAAAGACACCGCCCGCGAGCGCGCCTGCTCGGAGCGGCCGAGACGAAAAACCCGCAGCTCGGTTGGATTGTGA
- a CDS encoding PLP-dependent aminotransferase family protein: MKKLLNLDVDRSAKASLSEQIRRGVAKAIEGGVLEPGARLPSWQDLAAQLGVARGTVRAAYEKLAAAQLIEASRATGTRVAQRPRAATKSESPPDIGSFLEMYLEMTQGPALFQMGVPATETFPATLVARIRARTIRAEASASPLYPDPRGELELRREIAGYLAVARGINCVPSQVIITGGFGGGLGLTLSLLGLAGHTAWVENPGFPWSRKGLELAHLSLAPIPVDADGIDIDHGLRHHADAKLVLVTPGQQAPLGPTLSLERRLRLLEWAAANQAWVIEDDYLSELQLAGRAAPALASLDRDGRVVHIGSFSKTISPTIRLGFVIAPIALISRFADVAACLAPPPGPAVQLAVAEFMREGHYMRHLRRTKRAYAGKRQALLDCLQAAVGVGQVAAPGLAVLLQLPGTVSDLAVARELSAIGMSPSPLSPWYASPATAPSGLLLGVATTPTRNLARSCGRLLDVIRRFS, from the coding sequence ATGAAGAAGCTGCTGAACTTGGATGTCGATCGATCGGCCAAGGCTTCTCTGTCGGAGCAGATCCGAAGGGGTGTGGCCAAAGCCATCGAAGGTGGCGTGCTGGAGCCCGGCGCGCGCCTACCCTCATGGCAGGATCTCGCCGCCCAGCTTGGTGTCGCGCGCGGAACGGTGCGGGCCGCCTATGAGAAGCTCGCCGCCGCCCAGTTGATCGAGGCCTCGCGGGCGACCGGCACGCGCGTCGCTCAACGGCCTCGCGCCGCCACAAAGAGCGAGTCACCGCCAGATATAGGCTCGTTTCTGGAGATGTATCTGGAAATGACGCAGGGACCTGCACTCTTCCAAATGGGCGTGCCGGCGACCGAAACCTTCCCTGCCACATTGGTCGCACGCATTCGGGCGCGCACGATCCGTGCCGAGGCGAGTGCTTCCCCTCTCTATCCCGATCCGCGTGGCGAGCTTGAGTTGAGGCGGGAAATCGCTGGCTATCTTGCCGTCGCCCGCGGCATCAATTGCGTACCATCGCAGGTCATCATCACCGGCGGGTTCGGCGGCGGGCTCGGCCTGACGCTCAGCCTTCTCGGCCTCGCCGGGCATACCGCCTGGGTGGAGAATCCGGGCTTTCCCTGGTCCAGGAAGGGGCTTGAACTCGCCCATCTGTCCCTGGCTCCGATCCCCGTCGATGCAGACGGTATCGATATCGATCATGGGCTACGCCATCACGCCGACGCGAAGCTCGTTCTCGTAACCCCCGGACAGCAGGCGCCACTCGGTCCTACCTTGTCACTCGAGCGACGCCTTCGCCTGCTCGAATGGGCAGCGGCGAACCAGGCCTGGGTCATCGAAGACGACTATCTCAGCGAGCTGCAGCTGGCCGGGAGGGCCGCGCCGGCACTCGCGTCGCTCGACCGGGACGGGCGCGTCGTCCATATCGGCTCGTTCAGCAAGACGATCAGTCCGACCATTCGGCTAGGCTTCGTGATTGCGCCCATCGCGCTGATCTCGCGCTTTGCGGATGTGGCAGCGTGCCTCGCGCCGCCGCCTGGTCCCGCGGTGCAATTGGCAGTCGCCGAGTTCATGCGGGAAGGCCATTACATGCGCCACCTCCGGCGCACCAAACGCGCCTATGCCGGCAAGCGCCAGGCGTTGCTGGATTGTCTTCAAGCAGCGGTCGGCGTCGGCCAGGTTGCCGCACCCGGCTTGGCCGTGCTGCTGCAATTGCCGGGGACAGTGTCGGACCTCGCTGTCGCACGCGAACTCTCGGCGATCGGCATGTCTCCGTCGCCTCTTTCGCCATGGTACGCGTCGCCTGCGACCGCCCCGTCTGGGCTTCTGCTTGGCGTCGCGACCACGCCGACGAGGAACCTCGCCCGATCCTGTGGTCGGCTCTTAGACGTCATCCGTCGGTTCAGCTGA
- a CDS encoding carboxymuconolactone decarboxylase family protein, translating to MTNRLDYNQVAPNGAKALGSVYGYVMQSGLPAELVMLVYLRVSQINNCAYCLDMHTRDLIKMGVKVEKLALLQAWQEGGSLFSEAERAALAWAECVTRVAETGVPDSAYKAARAAFDEKQLVDLTIAISLMNGYNRMAISFRNTPRAVLEN from the coding sequence ATGACCAACAGGCTCGACTACAACCAGGTCGCTCCCAACGGCGCCAAGGCGCTCGGCAGCGTCTATGGCTATGTCATGCAGAGCGGTCTGCCCGCGGAACTGGTGATGCTCGTCTATCTGCGGGTGTCGCAGATCAATAATTGCGCCTATTGCCTCGACATGCATACCCGCGACCTCATCAAGATGGGCGTGAAGGTCGAGAAGCTCGCGCTGCTGCAGGCCTGGCAGGAAGGCGGCAGCCTCTTCAGCGAGGCCGAGCGTGCCGCGCTCGCCTGGGCCGAGTGTGTGACGCGCGTCGCCGAGACCGGCGTGCCGGACAGCGCCTATAAGGCCGCGCGGGCAGCGTTCGACGAGAAGCAACTCGTCGACCTCACGATCGCCATCAGCCTAATGAACGGCTACAACCGCATGGCCATCAGCTTCCGGAACACGCCGCGGGCCGTTCTCGAGAATTGA
- a CDS encoding VOC family protein, producing MKIVTSLSFQGQCREAFEFYAKVLGGKITAAMPYGDAPPGMPITDEKYKTWLMHCWLDVGDQALMGADMDTGWAPNIDKPKNGFDVTLHTEDKAEAQRWFNELSEGGKVVMPFGETFWSPGFGSLIDRFGVPWMVNVIPPADWKPSQG from the coding sequence ATGAAGATCGTGACCAGCCTGAGCTTCCAGGGCCAGTGCCGCGAGGCGTTCGAGTTCTACGCCAAGGTCCTGGGCGGAAAGATCACCGCCGCCATGCCCTATGGCGATGCGCCGCCCGGCATGCCGATCACCGATGAGAAGTACAAGACCTGGCTGATGCACTGCTGGCTCGATGTCGGCGACCAGGCGCTGATGGGCGCCGACATGGACACCGGATGGGCACCCAACATCGATAAACCCAAAAACGGCTTCGACGTCACGCTGCATACCGAGGACAAGGCCGAGGCCCAGCGCTGGTTCAATGAACTGTCTGAAGGGGGCAAGGTCGTCATGCCGTTCGGCGAGACCTTCTGGTCGCCCGGCTTCGGCTCCCTGATCGACAGGTTCGGCGTCCCGTGGATGGTCAACGTCATTCCACCCGCTGACTGGAAGCCGTCACAAGGCTGA